The Mauremys reevesii isolate NIE-2019 linkage group 21, ASM1616193v1, whole genome shotgun sequence genome has a window encoding:
- the LOC120387844 gene encoding cyclin-dependent kinase 11B isoform X1, whose amino-acid sequence MGDEKDSWKVKTLDEILQEKKRRKEQEEKAEIKRIKNSDDRDSKRDSLEEGELRDHRMEITIRNSPYRREDSMEDRGEEDDSLAIKPPQQMSRKEKAHHRKDEKRKEKRRHRSHSAEGGKHARVKEKEREHERRKRHREEQDKARREWERQKRREMAREHSRRERDRLEQLERKRERERKMREQQKEQRELKERERRAEERRKEREARREVSAHHRTVREDYGDKVKIRTWSRSPLRQQREKLEQGDGRKPVKEEKTEERDLLSDLQDISDSERKTSSAESSSGESGSGSEEEEEESSSGESEEEEEEEEEEEEEEEEEEEETGSNSEEVSEQSAEEVSEEEMSEEEERENGNHIPIVTESRFDRDSAGSEGEEEEVGEETPHSNAMTEGDYVPDSPASSPIELKQELPKYLPALQGCRSVEEFQCLNRIEEGTYGVVYRAKDKKTDEIVALKRLKMEKEKEGFPITSLREINTILKAQHPNIVTVREIVVGSNMDKIYIVMNYVEHDLKSLMETMKQPFLPGEVKTLMIQLLRGVKHLHDNWILHRDLKTSNLLLSHKGILKVGDFGLAREYGSPLKPYTPVVVTLWYRAPELLLGAKEYSTAIDMWSVGCIFGELLTQKPLFPGKSEIDQINKVFKDLGTPSEKIWPGYNELPAVKKMTFTEYPYNNLRKRFGALLSDPGFDLMNKFLTYYPGRRITAEDGLKHEYFRETPLPIDPSMFPTWPAKSEQQRVKRGTSPRPPEGGLGYSQLGDDDLKDTGFHLTTTNQGASAAGPGFSLKF is encoded by the exons ATGGGTGATGAAAAGGATTCTTGGAAAGTGAAAACTTTAGATGAAattcttcaggaaaaaaaacgAAGGAAGGAGCAAGAAGAGAAGGCAGAGATAAAACGCATTAAAAAT TCTGATGATCGGGATTCAAAACGGGATTCCCTTGAAGAGGGGGAGCTGAGAGATCACCGTATGGAGATAACAATCAGGAATTCACCTTACAGGAGAGAAGATTCTATGGAAGATAG AGGAGAGGAGGATGATTCCTTGGCTATCAAACCACCACAGCAAATGTCACGGAAGGAAAAAGCACATCACAGGAAAGAtgagaagaggaaagagaaacGTAGACATCGTAGTCATTCAGCAGAAGGAG GGAAGCATGCCAGGGTAAAAGAGAAGGAACGTGAGCATGAACGTAGGAAAAGACATCGAGAAGAGCAGGATAAGGCTCGACGTGAATGGGAAAGGCAGAAGAGGAGGGAAATGGCTAgggagcattccaggagggagag GGATCGTCTAGAGCAGCTTGAGCGAAAACGAGAACGGGAGAGAAAAATGCGAGAGCAACAAAAAGAGCAAAGGGAACTAAAAGAACGGGAAAGGCGAGCTGAAGAAAGGCGCAAGGAACGGGAGGCCAGACGAGAAG TTTCTGCACATCATAGAACAGTGAGGGAAGATTATGGAGACAAAGTAAAAATAAGAACCTGGAGTCGCAGCCCATTACGACAGCAAAGAGAGAAGCTTGAGCAAGGAGATGGCAGGAAGCCAG TAAAAGAGGAGAAAACAGAGGAAAGAGACCTGCTTTCAGATTTGCAAGACATCAGTGACAGTGAGAGAAAAACTAGCTCAGCAGAGTCTTCGTCGGGAG AATCTGGATCTGGttcagaggaagaggaggaggaatctagcagtggagaatcagaagaggaggaggaagaagaagaagaggaggaggaggaggaagaggaggaggaggaggagacaggaaGCAATTCTGAGGAAGTGTCTGAACAGTCAGCTG AAGAGGTGAGTGAAGAAGAAATGAGTGAAGAAGAAGAGCGAGAGAATGGAAATCACATTCCAATTG TTACAGAGTCAAGGTTTGATCGAGATTCAGCTGGAAGtgaaggagaagaggaggaagtgggggaggagacCCCACATTCCAATGCAATGACAGAAGGAGATTATGTTCCTGATTCTCCAGCTTCATCACCCATTGAGTTGAAACAAGAGCTACCCAAGTACCTTCCTGCACTGCAG GGATGTCGTAGTGTGGAGGAATTTCAGTGTTTGAACAGGATTGAAGAAGGAACATATGGTGTGGTGTACAgggcaaaagacaaaaaaactg ATGAAATTGTGGCTCTGAAGCGACtgaaaatggaaaaggaaaaagaaggcTTTCCCATTACCTCTCTACGAGAAATAAACACCATTCTGAAAGCACAGCACCCAAATATAGTCACTGTTAGA GAAATTGTTGTGGGCAGTAATATGGATAAAATCTATATCGTAATGAATTATGTAGAACATGACCTCAAGAGTCTGATGGAAACCATGAAACAGCCATTTTTACCAG GTGAAGTGAAAACTTTGATGATTCAGTTATTACGTGGAGTCAAGCACCTTCATGACAACTGGATACTTCATCGGGACTTAAAGACCTCCAACCTGCTGCTGAGTCATAAAGGCATTTTAAAA GTTGGAGATTTTGGACTGGCCCGAGAGTATGGGTCACCTCTGAAGCCTTATACACCTGTAGTTGTGACACTATGGTACAGGGCACCAGAGCTGTTACTTGGCGCCAAG GAATACTCCACTGCAATAGACATGTGGTCAGTAGGTTGTATATTTGGAGAACTGTTAACTCAAAAACCGCTGTTTCCAGGAAAATCAGAAATTGACCAGATTAACAAAGTTTTTAAG GACCTGGGTACCCCGAGTGAGAAAATCTGGCCTGGGTACAATGAGCTGCCAGCTGTAAAGAAGATGACATTCACAGAGTATCCCTATAACAACTTGCGCAAGAGGTTTGGGGCACTCCTTTCTGATCCAGGTTTTGATCTCATGAACAA GTTCTTGACATACTATCCAGGCAGAAGAATCACTGCTGAAGATGGTTTGAAGCATGAGTATTTCCGAGAGACTCCCCTTCCTATTGACCCGTCCATGTTTCCAACCTGGCCAGCAAAAAGTGAACAACAAAGAGTTAAGCGTGGCACAAGCCCCCGACCTCCAGAGGGAGGACTTGGGTATAGTCAATTG GGTGATGATGATCTGAAAGATACAGGTTTTCACCTGACTACCACAAATCAAGGAGCATCGGCAGCAGGACCTGGCTTCAGCCTCAAGTTTTAA
- the LOC120387844 gene encoding cyclin-dependent kinase 11B isoform X2: MGDEKDSWKVKTLDEILQEKKRRKEQEEKAEIKRIKNSDDRDSKRDSLEEGELRDHRMEITIRNSPYRREDSMEDRGEEDDSLAIKPPQQMSRKEKAHHRKDEKRKEKRRHRSHSAEGGKHARVKEKEREHERRKRHREEQDKARREWERQKRREMAREHSRRERDRLEQLERKRERERKMREQQKEQRELKERERRAEERRKEREARREVSAHHRTVREDYGDKVKIRTWSRSPLRQQREKLEQGDGRKPVKEEKTEERDLLSDLQDISDSERKTSSAESSSGESGSGSEEEEEESSSGESEEEEEEEEEEEEEEEEEEEETGSNSEEVSEQSAEEVSEEEMSEEEERENGNHIPIESRFDRDSAGSEGEEEEVGEETPHSNAMTEGDYVPDSPASSPIELKQELPKYLPALQGCRSVEEFQCLNRIEEGTYGVVYRAKDKKTDEIVALKRLKMEKEKEGFPITSLREINTILKAQHPNIVTVREIVVGSNMDKIYIVMNYVEHDLKSLMETMKQPFLPGEVKTLMIQLLRGVKHLHDNWILHRDLKTSNLLLSHKGILKVGDFGLAREYGSPLKPYTPVVVTLWYRAPELLLGAKEYSTAIDMWSVGCIFGELLTQKPLFPGKSEIDQINKVFKDLGTPSEKIWPGYNELPAVKKMTFTEYPYNNLRKRFGALLSDPGFDLMNKFLTYYPGRRITAEDGLKHEYFRETPLPIDPSMFPTWPAKSEQQRVKRGTSPRPPEGGLGYSQLGDDDLKDTGFHLTTTNQGASAAGPGFSLKF; this comes from the exons ATGGGTGATGAAAAGGATTCTTGGAAAGTGAAAACTTTAGATGAAattcttcaggaaaaaaaacgAAGGAAGGAGCAAGAAGAGAAGGCAGAGATAAAACGCATTAAAAAT TCTGATGATCGGGATTCAAAACGGGATTCCCTTGAAGAGGGGGAGCTGAGAGATCACCGTATGGAGATAACAATCAGGAATTCACCTTACAGGAGAGAAGATTCTATGGAAGATAG AGGAGAGGAGGATGATTCCTTGGCTATCAAACCACCACAGCAAATGTCACGGAAGGAAAAAGCACATCACAGGAAAGAtgagaagaggaaagagaaacGTAGACATCGTAGTCATTCAGCAGAAGGAG GGAAGCATGCCAGGGTAAAAGAGAAGGAACGTGAGCATGAACGTAGGAAAAGACATCGAGAAGAGCAGGATAAGGCTCGACGTGAATGGGAAAGGCAGAAGAGGAGGGAAATGGCTAgggagcattccaggagggagag GGATCGTCTAGAGCAGCTTGAGCGAAAACGAGAACGGGAGAGAAAAATGCGAGAGCAACAAAAAGAGCAAAGGGAACTAAAAGAACGGGAAAGGCGAGCTGAAGAAAGGCGCAAGGAACGGGAGGCCAGACGAGAAG TTTCTGCACATCATAGAACAGTGAGGGAAGATTATGGAGACAAAGTAAAAATAAGAACCTGGAGTCGCAGCCCATTACGACAGCAAAGAGAGAAGCTTGAGCAAGGAGATGGCAGGAAGCCAG TAAAAGAGGAGAAAACAGAGGAAAGAGACCTGCTTTCAGATTTGCAAGACATCAGTGACAGTGAGAGAAAAACTAGCTCAGCAGAGTCTTCGTCGGGAG AATCTGGATCTGGttcagaggaagaggaggaggaatctagcagtggagaatcagaagaggaggaggaagaagaagaagaggaggaggaggaggaagaggaggaggaggaggagacaggaaGCAATTCTGAGGAAGTGTCTGAACAGTCAGCTG AAGAGGTGAGTGAAGAAGAAATGAGTGAAGAAGAAGAGCGAGAGAATGGAAATCACATTCCAATTG AGTCAAGGTTTGATCGAGATTCAGCTGGAAGtgaaggagaagaggaggaagtgggggaggagacCCCACATTCCAATGCAATGACAGAAGGAGATTATGTTCCTGATTCTCCAGCTTCATCACCCATTGAGTTGAAACAAGAGCTACCCAAGTACCTTCCTGCACTGCAG GGATGTCGTAGTGTGGAGGAATTTCAGTGTTTGAACAGGATTGAAGAAGGAACATATGGTGTGGTGTACAgggcaaaagacaaaaaaactg ATGAAATTGTGGCTCTGAAGCGACtgaaaatggaaaaggaaaaagaaggcTTTCCCATTACCTCTCTACGAGAAATAAACACCATTCTGAAAGCACAGCACCCAAATATAGTCACTGTTAGA GAAATTGTTGTGGGCAGTAATATGGATAAAATCTATATCGTAATGAATTATGTAGAACATGACCTCAAGAGTCTGATGGAAACCATGAAACAGCCATTTTTACCAG GTGAAGTGAAAACTTTGATGATTCAGTTATTACGTGGAGTCAAGCACCTTCATGACAACTGGATACTTCATCGGGACTTAAAGACCTCCAACCTGCTGCTGAGTCATAAAGGCATTTTAAAA GTTGGAGATTTTGGACTGGCCCGAGAGTATGGGTCACCTCTGAAGCCTTATACACCTGTAGTTGTGACACTATGGTACAGGGCACCAGAGCTGTTACTTGGCGCCAAG GAATACTCCACTGCAATAGACATGTGGTCAGTAGGTTGTATATTTGGAGAACTGTTAACTCAAAAACCGCTGTTTCCAGGAAAATCAGAAATTGACCAGATTAACAAAGTTTTTAAG GACCTGGGTACCCCGAGTGAGAAAATCTGGCCTGGGTACAATGAGCTGCCAGCTGTAAAGAAGATGACATTCACAGAGTATCCCTATAACAACTTGCGCAAGAGGTTTGGGGCACTCCTTTCTGATCCAGGTTTTGATCTCATGAACAA GTTCTTGACATACTATCCAGGCAGAAGAATCACTGCTGAAGATGGTTTGAAGCATGAGTATTTCCGAGAGACTCCCCTTCCTATTGACCCGTCCATGTTTCCAACCTGGCCAGCAAAAAGTGAACAACAAAGAGTTAAGCGTGGCACAAGCCCCCGACCTCCAGAGGGAGGACTTGGGTATAGTCAATTG GGTGATGATGATCTGAAAGATACAGGTTTTCACCTGACTACCACAAATCAAGGAGCATCGGCAGCAGGACCTGGCTTCAGCCTCAAGTTTTAA
- the LOC120387844 gene encoding cyclin-dependent kinase 11B isoform X3 — translation MEITIRNSPYRREDSMEDRGEEDDSLAIKPPQQMSRKEKAHHRKDEKRKEKRRHRSHSAEGGKHARVKEKEREHERRKRHREEQDKARREWERQKRREMAREHSRRERDRLEQLERKRERERKMREQQKEQRELKERERRAEERRKEREARREVSAHHRTVREDYGDKVKIRTWSRSPLRQQREKLEQGDGRKPVKEEKTEERDLLSDLQDISDSERKTSSAESSSGESGSGSEEEEEESSSGESEEEEEEEEEEEEEEEEEEEETGSNSEEVSEQSAEEVSEEEMSEEEERENGNHIPIVTESRFDRDSAGSEGEEEEVGEETPHSNAMTEGDYVPDSPASSPIELKQELPKYLPALQGCRSVEEFQCLNRIEEGTYGVVYRAKDKKTDEIVALKRLKMEKEKEGFPITSLREINTILKAQHPNIVTVREIVVGSNMDKIYIVMNYVEHDLKSLMETMKQPFLPGEVKTLMIQLLRGVKHLHDNWILHRDLKTSNLLLSHKGILKVGDFGLAREYGSPLKPYTPVVVTLWYRAPELLLGAKEYSTAIDMWSVGCIFGELLTQKPLFPGKSEIDQINKVFKDLGTPSEKIWPGYNELPAVKKMTFTEYPYNNLRKRFGALLSDPGFDLMNKFLTYYPGRRITAEDGLKHEYFRETPLPIDPSMFPTWPAKSEQQRVKRGTSPRPPEGGLGYSQLGDDDLKDTGFHLTTTNQGASAAGPGFSLKF, via the exons ATGGAGATAACAATCAGGAATTCACCTTACAGGAGAGAAGATTCTATGGAAGATAG AGGAGAGGAGGATGATTCCTTGGCTATCAAACCACCACAGCAAATGTCACGGAAGGAAAAAGCACATCACAGGAAAGAtgagaagaggaaagagaaacGTAGACATCGTAGTCATTCAGCAGAAGGAG GGAAGCATGCCAGGGTAAAAGAGAAGGAACGTGAGCATGAACGTAGGAAAAGACATCGAGAAGAGCAGGATAAGGCTCGACGTGAATGGGAAAGGCAGAAGAGGAGGGAAATGGCTAgggagcattccaggagggagag GGATCGTCTAGAGCAGCTTGAGCGAAAACGAGAACGGGAGAGAAAAATGCGAGAGCAACAAAAAGAGCAAAGGGAACTAAAAGAACGGGAAAGGCGAGCTGAAGAAAGGCGCAAGGAACGGGAGGCCAGACGAGAAG TTTCTGCACATCATAGAACAGTGAGGGAAGATTATGGAGACAAAGTAAAAATAAGAACCTGGAGTCGCAGCCCATTACGACAGCAAAGAGAGAAGCTTGAGCAAGGAGATGGCAGGAAGCCAG TAAAAGAGGAGAAAACAGAGGAAAGAGACCTGCTTTCAGATTTGCAAGACATCAGTGACAGTGAGAGAAAAACTAGCTCAGCAGAGTCTTCGTCGGGAG AATCTGGATCTGGttcagaggaagaggaggaggaatctagcagtggagaatcagaagaggaggaggaagaagaagaagaggaggaggaggaggaagaggaggaggaggaggagacaggaaGCAATTCTGAGGAAGTGTCTGAACAGTCAGCTG AAGAGGTGAGTGAAGAAGAAATGAGTGAAGAAGAAGAGCGAGAGAATGGAAATCACATTCCAATTG TTACAGAGTCAAGGTTTGATCGAGATTCAGCTGGAAGtgaaggagaagaggaggaagtgggggaggagacCCCACATTCCAATGCAATGACAGAAGGAGATTATGTTCCTGATTCTCCAGCTTCATCACCCATTGAGTTGAAACAAGAGCTACCCAAGTACCTTCCTGCACTGCAG GGATGTCGTAGTGTGGAGGAATTTCAGTGTTTGAACAGGATTGAAGAAGGAACATATGGTGTGGTGTACAgggcaaaagacaaaaaaactg ATGAAATTGTGGCTCTGAAGCGACtgaaaatggaaaaggaaaaagaaggcTTTCCCATTACCTCTCTACGAGAAATAAACACCATTCTGAAAGCACAGCACCCAAATATAGTCACTGTTAGA GAAATTGTTGTGGGCAGTAATATGGATAAAATCTATATCGTAATGAATTATGTAGAACATGACCTCAAGAGTCTGATGGAAACCATGAAACAGCCATTTTTACCAG GTGAAGTGAAAACTTTGATGATTCAGTTATTACGTGGAGTCAAGCACCTTCATGACAACTGGATACTTCATCGGGACTTAAAGACCTCCAACCTGCTGCTGAGTCATAAAGGCATTTTAAAA GTTGGAGATTTTGGACTGGCCCGAGAGTATGGGTCACCTCTGAAGCCTTATACACCTGTAGTTGTGACACTATGGTACAGGGCACCAGAGCTGTTACTTGGCGCCAAG GAATACTCCACTGCAATAGACATGTGGTCAGTAGGTTGTATATTTGGAGAACTGTTAACTCAAAAACCGCTGTTTCCAGGAAAATCAGAAATTGACCAGATTAACAAAGTTTTTAAG GACCTGGGTACCCCGAGTGAGAAAATCTGGCCTGGGTACAATGAGCTGCCAGCTGTAAAGAAGATGACATTCACAGAGTATCCCTATAACAACTTGCGCAAGAGGTTTGGGGCACTCCTTTCTGATCCAGGTTTTGATCTCATGAACAA GTTCTTGACATACTATCCAGGCAGAAGAATCACTGCTGAAGATGGTTTGAAGCATGAGTATTTCCGAGAGACTCCCCTTCCTATTGACCCGTCCATGTTTCCAACCTGGCCAGCAAAAAGTGAACAACAAAGAGTTAAGCGTGGCACAAGCCCCCGACCTCCAGAGGGAGGACTTGGGTATAGTCAATTG GGTGATGATGATCTGAAAGATACAGGTTTTCACCTGACTACCACAAATCAAGGAGCATCGGCAGCAGGACCTGGCTTCAGCCTCAAGTTTTAA
- the LOC120387844 gene encoding cyclin-dependent kinase 11B isoform X4, with amino-acid sequence MGDEKDSWKVKTLDEILQEKKRRKEQEEKAEIKRIKNSDDRDSKRDSLEEGELRDHRMEITIRNSPYRREDSMEDRGEEDDSLAIKPPQQMSRKEKAHHRKDEKRKEKRRHRSHSAEGVSAHHRTVREDYGDKVKIRTWSRSPLRQQREKLEQGDGRKPVKEEKTEERDLLSDLQDISDSERKTSSAESSSGESGSGSEEEEEESSSGESEEEEEEEEEEEEEEEEEEEETGSNSEEVSEQSAEEVSEEEMSEEEERENGNHIPIVTESRFDRDSAGSEGEEEEVGEETPHSNAMTEGDYVPDSPASSPIELKQELPKYLPALQGCRSVEEFQCLNRIEEGTYGVVYRAKDKKTDEIVALKRLKMEKEKEGFPITSLREINTILKAQHPNIVTVREIVVGSNMDKIYIVMNYVEHDLKSLMETMKQPFLPGEVKTLMIQLLRGVKHLHDNWILHRDLKTSNLLLSHKGILKVGDFGLAREYGSPLKPYTPVVVTLWYRAPELLLGAKEYSTAIDMWSVGCIFGELLTQKPLFPGKSEIDQINKVFKDLGTPSEKIWPGYNELPAVKKMTFTEYPYNNLRKRFGALLSDPGFDLMNKFLTYYPGRRITAEDGLKHEYFRETPLPIDPSMFPTWPAKSEQQRVKRGTSPRPPEGGLGYSQLGDDDLKDTGFHLTTTNQGASAAGPGFSLKF; translated from the exons ATGGGTGATGAAAAGGATTCTTGGAAAGTGAAAACTTTAGATGAAattcttcaggaaaaaaaacgAAGGAAGGAGCAAGAAGAGAAGGCAGAGATAAAACGCATTAAAAAT TCTGATGATCGGGATTCAAAACGGGATTCCCTTGAAGAGGGGGAGCTGAGAGATCACCGTATGGAGATAACAATCAGGAATTCACCTTACAGGAGAGAAGATTCTATGGAAGATAG AGGAGAGGAGGATGATTCCTTGGCTATCAAACCACCACAGCAAATGTCACGGAAGGAAAAAGCACATCACAGGAAAGAtgagaagaggaaagagaaacGTAGACATCGTAGTCATTCAGCAGAAGGAG TTTCTGCACATCATAGAACAGTGAGGGAAGATTATGGAGACAAAGTAAAAATAAGAACCTGGAGTCGCAGCCCATTACGACAGCAAAGAGAGAAGCTTGAGCAAGGAGATGGCAGGAAGCCAG TAAAAGAGGAGAAAACAGAGGAAAGAGACCTGCTTTCAGATTTGCAAGACATCAGTGACAGTGAGAGAAAAACTAGCTCAGCAGAGTCTTCGTCGGGAG AATCTGGATCTGGttcagaggaagaggaggaggaatctagcagtggagaatcagaagaggaggaggaagaagaagaagaggaggaggaggaggaagaggaggaggaggaggagacaggaaGCAATTCTGAGGAAGTGTCTGAACAGTCAGCTG AAGAGGTGAGTGAAGAAGAAATGAGTGAAGAAGAAGAGCGAGAGAATGGAAATCACATTCCAATTG TTACAGAGTCAAGGTTTGATCGAGATTCAGCTGGAAGtgaaggagaagaggaggaagtgggggaggagacCCCACATTCCAATGCAATGACAGAAGGAGATTATGTTCCTGATTCTCCAGCTTCATCACCCATTGAGTTGAAACAAGAGCTACCCAAGTACCTTCCTGCACTGCAG GGATGTCGTAGTGTGGAGGAATTTCAGTGTTTGAACAGGATTGAAGAAGGAACATATGGTGTGGTGTACAgggcaaaagacaaaaaaactg ATGAAATTGTGGCTCTGAAGCGACtgaaaatggaaaaggaaaaagaaggcTTTCCCATTACCTCTCTACGAGAAATAAACACCATTCTGAAAGCACAGCACCCAAATATAGTCACTGTTAGA GAAATTGTTGTGGGCAGTAATATGGATAAAATCTATATCGTAATGAATTATGTAGAACATGACCTCAAGAGTCTGATGGAAACCATGAAACAGCCATTTTTACCAG GTGAAGTGAAAACTTTGATGATTCAGTTATTACGTGGAGTCAAGCACCTTCATGACAACTGGATACTTCATCGGGACTTAAAGACCTCCAACCTGCTGCTGAGTCATAAAGGCATTTTAAAA GTTGGAGATTTTGGACTGGCCCGAGAGTATGGGTCACCTCTGAAGCCTTATACACCTGTAGTTGTGACACTATGGTACAGGGCACCAGAGCTGTTACTTGGCGCCAAG GAATACTCCACTGCAATAGACATGTGGTCAGTAGGTTGTATATTTGGAGAACTGTTAACTCAAAAACCGCTGTTTCCAGGAAAATCAGAAATTGACCAGATTAACAAAGTTTTTAAG GACCTGGGTACCCCGAGTGAGAAAATCTGGCCTGGGTACAATGAGCTGCCAGCTGTAAAGAAGATGACATTCACAGAGTATCCCTATAACAACTTGCGCAAGAGGTTTGGGGCACTCCTTTCTGATCCAGGTTTTGATCTCATGAACAA GTTCTTGACATACTATCCAGGCAGAAGAATCACTGCTGAAGATGGTTTGAAGCATGAGTATTTCCGAGAGACTCCCCTTCCTATTGACCCGTCCATGTTTCCAACCTGGCCAGCAAAAAGTGAACAACAAAGAGTTAAGCGTGGCACAAGCCCCCGACCTCCAGAGGGAGGACTTGGGTATAGTCAATTG GGTGATGATGATCTGAAAGATACAGGTTTTCACCTGACTACCACAAATCAAGGAGCATCGGCAGCAGGACCTGGCTTCAGCCTCAAGTTTTAA